The SAR202 cluster bacterium genomic sequence TGACAGGTACTGATTGTGATGATATTGCTAGAAAAGTAATAGAAGAGGCAGGTTTCGGAGATAAGTTTGGACATAGTTTAGGACATGGTGTAGGGCTTGATGTACACGAATACCCACGAGTAAGCCCAAATAGTCCTGACGTACTGATAAACAATATGGTATTTACAATAGAACCTGGTATATATATCCCCGGTTGGGGTGGAGTCAGAATAGAAGATATAATCACTCTGCAGAATAATAAAGCAGAAGTATTGAGTTCTGCTACTAGAGATGAAATTATTGGAGGATAATAATGGTCATAGGTGTTGGAGATTTAAAAAAAGGAATAACAATTGAATTAGATGGTCAACCTTATCAAGTTGTCGATTACTCAAGCCAAAAAATGCAACAAAGAGCACCTACAGTAAAATTAAAACTAAAAGAATTAAAAACTGGCAGATCTATAGAAAAAACATACAACGGATTCGACGTTAAATTAAACCTTGCTGCAGTAGAAACTAAACCTGCCCAATTTATATACAGAGAAGACAAAGATTACTACTTTATGGATTCACAAACCTTTGATCAGTTCCCAATTCCTACCGAACAATTAGGTAATGATTCATTATATTTAAAGGAACAAATGGAAGTAGATATAATCTTCTATAATGATGCACCTATATCAGTTCAGCTTCCCACGTTTTCTGAATTAGAAGTAACAGACACACCTCCTAGCGTGAAAGGAAACACGGCACAAGGCGGTACAAAACCAGCAACATTAGAAACTGGTTTAGTTGTTAATCTGCCCTTCTTTATCAATATAGGAGATACCATCCGAGTTGATACCCGAACTGGAGAATATCTAGAAAGAAAAACCTAAAAAACATGCTAAGAATTGGATGGTTTTCTTCAGGAAATGGGATAGGGTCTATGCAACTTCTATCTAAAGTTAATCAAGAAATATCAGATAACAATCTTGAGGCATCAATAGAATTCGTGTTTACCAACAAGGATCCAGATGAAGGTAAAGGTATAGAAAACTTTTGTAAATTTGTTCAGTCTCTAGAGATACCACTTATTAATATTTCTTCTAACAAATTTAAATCAAAAAACTGTGCAAAAACTTTCGATGACATTCGTAGTCTTTATGATGAGGAAATTTTATCCAGTATAAATCAATACAAT encodes the following:
- a CDS encoding M24 family metallopeptidase, which gives rise to TGTDCDDIARKVIEEAGFGDKFGHSLGHGVGLDVHEYPRVSPNSPDVLINNMVFTIEPGIYIPGWGGVRIEDIITLQNNKAEVLSSATRDEIIGG
- the efp gene encoding elongation factor P, whose amino-acid sequence is MVIGVGDLKKGITIELDGQPYQVVDYSSQKMQQRAPTVKLKLKELKTGRSIEKTYNGFDVKLNLAAVETKPAQFIYREDKDYYFMDSQTFDQFPIPTEQLGNDSLYLKEQMEVDIIFYNDAPISVQLPTFSELEVTDTPPSVKGNTAQGGTKPATLETGLVVNLPFFINIGDTIRVDTRTGEYLERKT